Proteins encoded within one genomic window of Alteribacter populi:
- a CDS encoding COG2426 family protein — MKERLTDFFVENLSFLPPELIVIIISAMPILELRGGIPVAAAFYEFTYYEAFIYGVIGNLLPILPILYFFRPISTFLMRFSLYKRFYDWLYKRTMKKSDKVEKYGAIGLILFTAVPLPTTGAYSACLAAILFFIPTRAAFIAIATGVLIAGLGITSFVYGLFG; from the coding sequence TTGAAAGAGAGACTCACCGATTTTTTTGTAGAAAATTTATCTTTTTTACCACCAGAATTGATCGTAATTATTATTTCAGCTATGCCAATATTGGAACTGAGAGGTGGTATACCGGTAGCGGCTGCTTTTTACGAGTTTACTTACTATGAAGCTTTCATTTATGGCGTTATTGGAAATTTACTTCCGATTTTACCGATTTTATATTTTTTCCGGCCGATTAGTACATTTTTAATGCGGTTTAGCTTATATAAACGGTTTTATGACTGGTTATATAAACGGACAATGAAAAAGAGTGATAAAGTTGAGAAATACGGTGCCATTGGCCTTATTTTATTTACTGCGGTACCTCTGCCGACAACAGGTGCTTATTCTGCTTGTTTAGCAGCAATTTTGTTCTTTATCCCAACTCGAGCGGCGTTTATTGCGATTGCTACGGGAGTCCTTATTGCCGGTCTTGGTATAACGTCTTTCGTATACGGATTATTTGGCTAA
- a CDS encoding post-transcriptional regulator, whose product MSEKNFDRWKDDLIPALESKAEEWQLLGYDRVSVEDVWQCVTVKWQKELKKGELTEPLRVHRLIGDVFSLKATEYMNWLTIEAYKGPDYFQEENQEPFRLEDFNVEEFTNK is encoded by the coding sequence ATGAGTGAAAAGAACTTTGATCGTTGGAAAGATGATTTAATACCTGCTTTAGAGAGTAAAGCAGAAGAGTGGCAGCTTCTTGGCTATGATCGAGTGTCTGTTGAAGATGTATGGCAATGTGTAACTGTAAAGTGGCAAAAAGAGCTAAAAAAAGGAGAACTAACCGAACCTTTACGTGTTCATCGACTAATCGGCGATGTTTTCAGTCTAAAAGCAACGGAATATATGAACTGGCTTACTATTGAAGCGTACAAAGGCCCGGATTATTTTCAAGAAGAAAATCAAGAGCCGTTTCGTCTCGAAGATTTTAATGTCGAAGAATTCACGAATAAATAA
- the secD gene encoding protein translocase subunit SecD, whose translation MKKKRGVKKWRIVVFFAIILALAGLIFTNVMDHADDIKLGLDLQGGFEVLYEVHPVNEGQEIDRELLSDTVSAINARIDVLGVSEPNVSIEGDDRVRVQLAGVTDQQGARELLSTEARLSFRDVDDNVLIDGSDLVEGGAGQSFHADTNRPIVTVTGRDANVFGDATEEVLAHPDSRMAIWLDYDEGDSFDEEFGKEDSKIISAPNVSSVLRTTDIMIEGAFTVEEAQDLAGILNAGALPVELEEIYSNAVGASLGERAMDMAIAAGFIGIALIFAYMLVYYRFMGLIAVLTLSVYIYFVLVIFNWMNAVLTLPGIAALILGVGMAVDANIITYERIKDELRTGKSTMSAFKAGSRRSLSTILDANITTILAAGVLFYFGTSAVQGFAVMLITSILVSFVTAVYGARLLLGLWVNSRILNKKPKMFGVKEREISEL comes from the coding sequence ATGAAGAAAAAGAGAGGGGTCAAAAAGTGGCGTATAGTGGTGTTCTTTGCCATTATTTTAGCTTTAGCAGGGCTTATTTTTACAAACGTCATGGATCATGCAGATGATATTAAATTAGGGTTGGATTTGCAAGGCGGATTTGAAGTTCTTTATGAGGTCCATCCGGTGAACGAGGGTCAGGAAATTGATCGGGAACTTTTAAGTGATACGGTAAGTGCCATTAACGCTCGAATTGACGTGTTAGGCGTATCTGAGCCAAATGTTAGTATTGAAGGCGACGACCGGGTGCGGGTTCAGCTGGCAGGCGTTACAGATCAGCAAGGAGCCCGGGAATTGCTCTCAACTGAAGCACGTTTGTCGTTTCGTGATGTGGACGACAATGTCCTAATCGATGGGTCAGACCTTGTTGAAGGTGGAGCCGGTCAAAGCTTCCATGCTGATACGAATCGTCCGATTGTCACTGTTACAGGAAGAGATGCGAATGTTTTTGGTGATGCAACAGAAGAAGTTTTAGCGCATCCGGACAGCAGAATGGCGATCTGGCTTGACTATGATGAGGGGGATTCATTTGACGAAGAGTTTGGTAAAGAAGATTCGAAAATCATCTCCGCTCCAAATGTTAGTTCAGTTCTAAGAACAACCGATATCATGATAGAGGGTGCCTTCACTGTCGAAGAAGCCCAGGACTTGGCTGGAATATTAAATGCCGGTGCATTACCAGTGGAACTAGAAGAAATCTATTCCAATGCAGTTGGGGCTTCACTTGGTGAGCGTGCGATGGATATGGCCATTGCGGCCGGGTTTATCGGCATTGCCCTGATTTTTGCTTATATGCTCGTATACTACCGCTTTATGGGGCTGATCGCAGTCCTTACACTAAGTGTGTATATTTACTTTGTTCTCGTCATCTTTAATTGGATGAATGCGGTACTAACACTACCGGGAATTGCAGCGCTAATTCTTGGTGTTGGGATGGCAGTAGATGCTAATATCATCACGTATGAACGCATTAAAGACGAGCTCCGTACAGGAAAGTCTACAATGAGTGCATTTAAAGCTGGAAGCCGTCGGTCATTATCTACAATTCTAGATGCGAACATTACGACTATTTTAGCTGCCGGTGTGCTGTTTTACTTTGGGACAAGCGCAGTTCAAGGTTTTGCGGTCATGTTGATCACGAGTATCCTTGTGAGCTTTGTGACAGCCGTATACGGAGCTAGGTTACTTCTAGGATTATGGGTGAACAGCCGTATACTAAATAAAAAGCCTAAAATGTTCGGGGTAAAGGAGCGTGAAATTAGTGAACTTTGA
- the secF gene encoding protein translocase subunit SecF, translating to MNFDHETTKLDFVKHRKKFFLISAVLLTVGVILLSTIGLNLGIDFRSGTTMEVLADEPLTAESVESEFESVGLTADDITLAGDNNDVARASFIGVLGQNEVLEAQRHFEELYGNTPTVSSVTPLVGEELARNAIISVLIASVGIVIYVTIRFEFLYGISAIIALFHDALFILTIFSILQMEVNIPFIAAVLTIIGYSINDTIVTFDRIRENMKLEKKVKTFEDVARVVNKSLVQTLARSINTVLTVVFAAGALLIFGGDAIRTFSLALVVGLVAGTYSSLFIAAQIWLVFKGKQVEKKRFDSQVQGNEA from the coding sequence GTGAACTTTGATCATGAAACGACGAAGCTGGATTTTGTCAAACATCGGAAGAAATTTTTCTTAATTTCGGCTGTTCTATTAACTGTCGGTGTGATCCTCCTTTCTACGATTGGCTTGAATTTAGGCATTGATTTTCGCAGTGGAACGACAATGGAAGTATTAGCGGATGAACCGTTAACAGCAGAATCGGTCGAGTCAGAATTTGAATCGGTCGGACTTACAGCAGACGATATTACGTTAGCTGGAGATAATAATGATGTGGCGCGAGCGAGCTTTATTGGTGTACTTGGACAAAATGAAGTATTAGAAGCCCAACGTCATTTTGAGGAGTTATATGGGAATACCCCGACAGTCAGCAGTGTGACACCGTTAGTCGGGGAAGAGTTAGCAAGAAATGCGATAATTAGTGTGTTAATTGCTTCGGTCGGAATTGTCATTTACGTGACCATTCGATTTGAATTTTTATATGGGATCTCGGCGATCATTGCCCTTTTCCATGACGCGTTGTTCATATTAACGATTTTTAGTATTTTACAGATGGAAGTAAACATTCCATTCATTGCCGCTGTTCTCACGATTATTGGTTACTCAATTAACGATACGATTGTTACTTTTGACAGGATTCGTGAGAACATGAAGCTTGAGAAGAAAGTTAAAACGTTTGAAGATGTAGCTCGAGTTGTAAATAAAAGTTTAGTGCAGACGTTGGCCCGTTCCATTAACACGGTGTTGACGGTTGTGTTTGCTGCAGGGGCTTTATTAATTTTCGGCGGCGATGCTATTCGCACTTTTTCACTTGCGTTGGTTGTTGGTCTTGTAGCTGGGACGTATTCATCCTTGTTTATCGCCGCACAGATTTGGTTAGTGTTTAAAGGAAAGCAAGTTGAAAAAAAGCGTTTTGATTCGCAAGTGCAAGGAAACGAAGCTTAA